The genomic region TTGGACATGGGAGAGTGATTGTTTTGTAATCGAAGACGAAGGTTCTAGCCTTAAATTAGTATTGTGTTTTCTTGATTTAACTTATATCTTCAAATTGTAAATTTATCACTGTGATGTATTTCTGCACATCAATGCATGCATACATATGATATCCTGTTTGATTGCTGTCAGGTGTTGAAACATTGCCAGCTATGCTGCACAAGAACTATTCATTAATGCGAGAGCTCGATAAAAGCTTGCAAGGTATGCAAAATTCTGAATTCCCTATTGTATTTTGCCACTGCAAACTGATTCATTTGCTTCATCTTCTCCGAATGTGCATCTGTCAACTGACCCAAACTCTTCATCTTCTCTCTATGTGAATTGAGAACTTAACTTGAGCACAACGAAGGGCTTGTTAAAGTCCCAGATGCACAGATTATATTGTTATATGTCTAGCTTGTGACTGCAATACTGTGTTCTTTGTGATTACTGTTGTGCACTACTTCTTTTCAAGCCAATAGGACCATGCAACAAAAGTAAGTAGTAAAACTTGCAGGATTGCAGATAGTTCTGCAATTGATAGCATTTACTACTTGCAAGTCTGTCAATTTAAATATCATCTTCACTGGTTAGGATTCACTTGCCAAACTTGATgaatatttgttttattttatcTAGGTTGTGCCATGGCATGTTAACCTGCAAATGTCCGGAAAATGAATCTTTCTACATAATAGCAAGCCATATACATGATATATCCAGATTTGTCACTATGTTAGCTATTTACTCCCTCTGCTTTTCTTTAGATATATTTTTAGGGTGTGTTCAGTCAACTTTAAAATTTGGCTACTGATATGCACAAAATTGTTTGGATTTGCCATGTGCAAATGTTGTTTTAGACGCCGTAAAAAATAGTTCCACTCTTTATATTTTAAAGAAAGGAAGGGGAGCCCTGGCGCAgcggtaaagctgttgccttgtgaccatgaggtcacgggttcgagtcctggaaacagcctcttgcagaaatgtagggaaaggttgcgtactatagacccaaagtggtcggacccttccccggaccctgcgcaagcgggagctgcGTGCACCGGGCTGCCCCTTTATATTTTAAAGAAAGTTTACTAACATGTAAAATAGACAAGGTAATGGTCAAAGGCATATATACAGGAGAGCATGTTGATGTGTGAGTTAAAAAAGAGTGGAGCTAGTATGTTGTTGCAGTAAGTGTAATAATGTGAACCAGCTTAATTTCTCTTAACTGACATGCAATCTTTGTTGAACTAAAGTTCTTTGgcttcctctcccctctccctgATTAGGTGTGCAGCTGGAAAATGAGCAGCGATGTCAACAAGAAATAGAGGACATTAAGCATGGACTTGAATCTGGAAGTATTACAACATATGAGCCAGCAAAACTTAAATTTTCTGATGAGGCAATCGAGGAGCAGAAACATTGTGTTAGGATTGCTGATGAGAAGGTGGCTTTAGCCACACAAACGTATGACCTGGTAAAAGTTTCTCAGTTCATTCACCATATGAGATACCTACGAATGGTTTTGATATTATCATTgatcctcttttcttttctttttttatgtaaAAAAATGTTTGGCATGTTTTTTATTGATAAGGAAATTATCAATTTGTGGCATTTTTTCCCTCCACCCAACTGACAATAAAGTCATGCCACTTTCTATATCTTAATATTCCAAGCAGAACATATCTGCCATCGTACCTGCCTGACATAATGTTTTAATTATAATTGTCATTTGTCGAGAAATTTACATGTGCAGTTAATGTCTTACTAGGTTGTGCTGTGTAAGCATGTCGCATGACATTGCTCAGTGTTCCTGAGTTGTGCATATGCGGGTTTTTTATTTTGCTGATTTATAAATGTGATATAGGTCGACGCTCATATCCAACAGCTTGATCAATACATGAGGAAGCTTGAAGAACTTCGACTAGGTATTGTAGTGCCGATTGCATGACACTGCAGTTGCCTTACATGTTTCTCTTACTGTGCTTGTGTGCCACTTGTTTTGGCGAACAGAAAAGGAggcagctgcagctgcagctgcagctgcagctgcgGCAGATACAGCTGTTGCTGCTACTTCAGCTGCTCCTGCTGGCGCTGGTAGCTTAAGGTCCGCAGCTGCTGATCCTGCTCCAAAAACTGGAAGAGCTGGCGAAAGAAACAGAGGAGGGCGGAAGAAGTATGTTTTGCATCTGAGTAGAATCAAGAACCAAGGCATTTGTATTTTTCTCATTGTAACAGCACAACTCTCTTTTGCAGGGCTAAGGTGCCCACGGAGATGCCCACAGAGATCCCCATAGAGCAGCCAGCTATAGATTTAGAATTGCCTGTCGATCCTAATGAACCGACGTACTGCTTCTGCAACCAAGTCAGCTACGGTGAGATGGTCGCGTGCGACAACCCTGATGTAAGTAAACATTCTCCTCATTTCACATGTCCTTCCTGAGCTCCGTGCACCGGTGCTTGGTTTTAAAGCGCGCCTGTGCTTCTTTTGCAGTGCAAGATAGAGTGGTTCCACTTTGGATGCGTGGGATTGAAAGAGCAGCCGAGGGGGAAGTGGTATTGCCTGAGTTGCAGCGCATTCCAAAAGAAGCGCAAGGGCAGGTGAGATGCATATGGTCCTCGTGCTAGGAGGTAGGTGCTCGGTCGTCCATGGTCGTCCGATTCCGTTGTGCTGAGCGGCGCCTAGTTTGTCCGGGAAGCAACTGTTGGATGTAGCTTGAGTGATCTTGCACATGTTGTGACAATCTTGATGAGTGTTGTACATGTGTGGCCCCGTTTAGAACATGGGAATTTCTTCTTTTTGTGTGGGAGATGAACTGGGGACTGAAATGATTGCAATATTCTGACTGTTTGTTATGTTGTCAGCGGCTAGGAGAACCGTTGTGCAAATGCGGCTATGTGCGTGTGGAAACAAACCTAGTTCAGTAGGTGCCCTGATAGTCATGAAAGTCAAGCTGCTTCGAAGCTGTGTTGCCTTAGTTCCTACTTCTAGATTCTCGACGATCTATCCTTCTGTATGTGGGTTTCATTTCCAAATTCCAACCACATACGAAGTATCATATACACCTAGCAACACTTTCATGGCGATGTTTGCAAAGCTAAAATTTGTATTAATTTTGCAAGTTATCAAATCAATAAAATGGGTTCAAAATACTTTGCCCTTTTGGGTCATAATCTGAACATCATATTAAATATTAGAATGAAAATAAGGGCCTCTTTGGATTGCAGGAATTGGTGTGGGTGTGGGGGGAGGTTATGAATGGATTTCATATACATATTTAGTATAGTTCTAGTTCTTTCATTCAAAGTGCTTCCGTACAGAAAGAAATTGAATTCAAATTCTCCAACCAAAAAAATTCCTAGATTTTACCTCAGACAAGCTTAGCAAGTTAATCAAGCTGGATCGCAAATTACATGAGTCGAGTGAAGTTTTGATATGAACTTGTTATTTACCGGGTTTAGCCAAAGTAGCtctttagagcatctacaactggagCCCTCATAGCTGCTCAAACGTCCGGGGAGGCATCCTGGCCGCACAAACAACGCCCCGGGGATTTCGATAGATATTTAATGTAGTTCTAATTCTTTGATTCAAAGGGCTTTCGTACCGAAAAAAATGAATTCAAATTCTCAAACCAAAAATTTTTCTAGACTTTACCTTGGACAAGCTTAGCAAGTTAATCAAGCTGGATCGCAAATTACATGAGTCgattgaagttttgatatgaaCTTGTTATATAACGGGTTTGGCCAAAGTAGCtctttagagcatctacaactggagCCCTCATAGCTGCCCAAACGCCCGGGGAGGCATCCTGGCTGCTGGCCGGACGCAAAATTGCCATCCAACCACGGACCACACAACCAACCAAAATGGATGGGTTGTCCGGCAACCCCTATATACAGCCGGGCAGATATGGGGAGGCCTGGAGGTGTCCGCCACGTCGAAACAGCCGGCTATGGCCTACGCCGTTGCCATGGCCAGGTCTGGCAACAACTCTAACAGGAGACTAATTCCATGGGCTGGGATGACCTCGTGAAGGACTCCGGCTCCAGTAGCGATGTGTTGGACGACAACGAGCTCCCGCTCTGCATCGCCATCCCGCGGTCGCAGCTGGACACCTGCGGGAGCTCGAGCTCCGCGGTGTCTTCCACCAGCTCCTCCCAACCCCGTCATGTCAATGCGGTCCAGCAGGCTCGCCCGTCCCGCTCTNNNNNNNNNNNNNNNNNNNNNNNNNNNNNNNNNNNNNNNNNNNNNNNNNNNNNNNNNNNNNNNNNNNNNNNNNNNNNNNNNNNNNNNNNNNNNNNNNNNNNNNNNNNNNNNNNNNNNNNNNNNNNNNNNNNNNNNNNNNNNNNNNNNNNNNNNNNNNNNNNNNNNNNNNNNNNNNNNNNNNNNNNNNNNNNNNNNNNNNNNNNNNNNNNNNNNNNNNNNNGCCGCGAGCAGCAACGGGCCTTGGCGGAGGCCGACTCTTCTCACTAGCACGCCCGCTCCATCCCCGTCGACACAAAGGAGCAGCTCCTCCATGAGGTCATGCATCGTTCGCTGACCACGAAGGAGACCGATGCTAGGCGCTCCAGCTCGGGCTCAAAACTTTAGAGCGCCTCGCGAGGGAGGAAGAGGTCTCCAAGGACAAACGGGCCCGACACGTGAAGGAGCAGGCATGCGCCATCCGCCGCCTCTTCAACTACATCTTAGCGGCGGCAGAAAGGGGCATCACCAGCACGGACGATGACGATCCTCCCGCCGCGGACGCATACATGGAAGAGATGCACCTTCGCTCCCGTGACTGCAAGGGCAAGGGCTCGGCCAAGAAATGGTGATCTCCACCTCACCTCCTCCTCTAGTTAATTTAGCTTGTATCTAGTAATCTATCCGGCAAAAGATTGTGTCTTTTGGGTCTGATAAACTATGTTGGATGAACTATGCCCGAGGTGAACCATGTCTTTTGAGTTCGATCGTGTTGTATATATTTCTCGTTCGATCTATTGGCTCGTTGATGATCTATGTTTGCATGTTTATATGGATTTGGATGCGGGCATATAAGACTACGTATTGTGGATAATGAGAAATGAGGACGGCCTGATCACTGTGAGCGGGCGCGTCCGAACGCGTTTGGGCGTATAGGGCCTCATATTAgggtggttgtagatgctcttatctaGCTAGTTGTACTAGCTCGTTATCTAAACAAGTTTTTTTTAACAAATACCACTTTATTTAATTGAAATATTAGCTACATCGTCTATTAAGGGGTGTACAATTTCACTTGTAGATTCCTCAAACCAATCATAACTCGAAGATAATCTAGCTAACCTAGCAAATTCATGAGCAAATTTATTAGCTACCCTATTACAATGCTCAATTCTAGTGATAGGAAAATCACAAGCAATGTAAAAATCACAAGCAATGAGCAAATTATCAAAAACTGCCGCCGGTATTCCCGCCGAGCGTCCTCCATTCTTCATAGTCTCAATGACTTTCAAGTTATCAAAATTAATAACAAGGCGATTACACCCCGCGATTTGCACCAGTGACAAGCCGAATAGCAACGCTAAAGTTTCAGCAGAAGACATCAACACACCAGTCAAATTTTCAGTTCCACTAGCAATGGATTTCCCACTAACGTCCCTAAGAACAGCATCGGGTGACCCTCTAAGTAAGTCTTCATCAAAAGAAGCATCAATTAAGTTT from Triticum aestivum cultivar Chinese Spring chromosome 4A, IWGSC CS RefSeq v2.1, whole genome shotgun sequence harbors:
- the LOC123088119 gene encoding PHD finger protein ING1 isoform X1 is translated as MSAGEIPASSAPGAPQFHVLAELPWPQPPDADNDYFLEKFQACVETLPAMLHKNYSLMRELDKSLQGVQLENEQRCQQEIEDIKHGLESGSITTYEPAKLKFSDEAIEEQKHCVRIADEKVALATQTYDLVDAHIQQLDQYMRKLEELRLEKEAAAAAAAAAAAADTAVAATSAAPAGAGSLRSAAADPAPKTGRAGERNRGGRKKAKVPTEMPTEIPIEQPAIDLELPVDPNEPTYCFCNQVSYGEMVACDNPDCKIEWFHFGCVGLKEQPRGKWYCLSCSAFQKKRKGR
- the LOC123088119 gene encoding PHD finger protein ING1 isoform X2, whose amino-acid sequence is MGFLEDFQASVETLPAMLHKNYSLMRELDKSLQGVQLENEQRCQQEIEDIKHGLESGSITTYEPAKLKFSDEAIEEQKHCVRIADEKVALATQTYDLVDAHIQQLDQYMRKLEELRLEKEAAAAAAAAAAAADTAVAATSAAPAGAGSLRSAAADPAPKTGRAGERNRGGRKKAKVPTEMPTEIPIEQPAIDLELPVDPNEPTYCFCNQVSYGEMVACDNPDCKIEWFHFGCVGLKEQPRGKWYCLSCSAFQKKRKGR